The stretch of DNA TTGGGGAACGCTGCCTTGACGCGTTTAATAGCATTAATGACGCCCAAAGAATGCCCATGTGCTGTATCTACACAAATTGCATCCACATCCACATTCACAAGGGCTTGCACACGCTCCATCATATCCGCCGTCACACCCACCGCAGCTCCGACGACCAAGCGCCCCAGGGAATCTTTACAGGAATGGGGATAATCCTGTACCTTCATAATATCTTTATAGGTAATGAGTCCAACCAGTAGTTGGTTTTCATCCACCACAGGAAGCTTCTCGATTTTGTGCTGTTGCAAAATAGCCCGGGCCAACTCTAAGGTCGTTCCAACAGGAGCCGTCACCAGGTTTTTCGCCGTCATCAAGTCCCTTACCGGCCTGTTTTTGTCCCGCTCAAATCGCAAATCGCGATTGGTGAGAATGCCAATCAACTTGTTGCGCTCATTTATGATGGGAATGCCTCCAATCTTATAGCGACTCATCAATTCCTGCGCATCTCCAACCCTAGCATTTTCAAGCAGGGTAACCGGGTCTACAATCATGCCGCTCTCCGAGCGTTTCACACTTCTAACCTGCTCGGCTTGCTCGGCAATTGTCATGTTTTTGTGAATAATTCCAATGCCACCCTGCCTGGCTACCGCAATAGCCAATACGTTTTCTGTAACCGTATCCATGGCAGCAGAAACAATGGGCGCATTCAGCCTTAATCCGCGGGTAAATTGAGTGGAGACACTAACTTCTCTAGGAAGAACTTCCGAGTAAGCAGGGACGAGTAACACGTCATCGAAGGTAAGCGCTTCACCTAAAAACTTGTCGAGATATACTTTTTGTCGTTCCATGCGCAAAGGTATAAGAAATGATGGCAAAAGAAAAAACTCTGGCCGTAAAAGTTTTTTTATGTCAATTCCTTGTTCTTTTTCCTTGCATTTTGGTTCTTTGACAAATCTCGTGATCTAAAGGCAATCATAAAAAGAAGGCAACATTTCCTTTGGTCGTTTTTGCTTCCCTTTTATGATTGCCCACAAGATTTGTCAAAGAAGGGCATTTTTAACCTTTATACTTATGAAATTGAGTATCTATAGTGATGAACATTTTATGCGGCAAGCTTTGCTGGAGGCAGAAAAGGCAATGGAATTAGGCGAAGTACCCGTGGGGGCCGTCATCGTCTGCGACAACCAAATCATTGCGCGTAGTCATAACCAAACCGAACAGCTCAACGATGTAACGGCGCATGCCGAAATCATCGCCCTCTCCGCCGCTGTCAATCACTTAGGAAGTAAGTACCTCACCGATTGTACCTTATATGTTACCCTGGAGCCTTGCGTCATGTGCGCAGGTGCACTCCAATGGGCCCAATTACCCCGCCTCGTCTATGGAGCAGAAGACGAGAAGCGAGGGTTTATGCGATTTGGAAAAGCCCTATTACATCCTAAGACTAAAGTGGAATATGGCATCCTGCAAGAAGAAGCTCGATACTTATTGCAAACTTTTTTTAAAAACAAAAGGTAAAGGCATTCTTTTGACAACGTTAAGGTTTGTGAAAATCCGTTAAAGTCTCTTAAGCAATTTTTAAGGTAATAAACAAATCGCTTATCTTTCAGTCTAATATAATGTAATGGGTGAAGTAAAACCTATTTCACCCGCTAAACAATCTACAACATATGAAAAGTGTAAAATCATTCATTGTACTAGCAATGGGCTTGGCCAGCCTAACGGCTTGTAGTCCAACCCTCACTCCCTTTACCCAACAACTCCAAAACCAATACGGCTGGACCGATGCGGAGTTAAAACGAATCCAATTTTATGCGTCGCGTGATATTATCTTGCGACGCGAAGCAGTTGGAGGTAGTTCAGAGATTATTTCCGGCGAGATCAAGGTGATTGATGGCCGACAGGTAGATCAGGTCATTGTAAGAAAGGGAACGCCCGGTGTCTTACTGTTCCAACCCAAAGAAAAGCGTTTTGCAATTGGTTTTGAAGCCAATAGCGACCAAAAATTTCTAGTCTTTGGCCCTAGCCCCAGAGCTGGCGACCGCTATGTTTTGCTGGCCTCCGAATGGCAGCGCCGAGGTGGCGAGGTAACCTATGATGGCCGAAAATACAGCGTAACTTCTGAGGCCGCCTACGCTGCTTTGATGGTTGATTTAAAGAAAATCAGAAAAATTGATGTGAAGAATCAAAAAGCCAGCGGCAGAAGGGTGAATTGATTGGAACAGCGGATTTTTTTTGAGGGACGTATAGGTGTTTGGACTTTTGACGCTTTTGGTAATCCGCTGTTTTCCAGGCTAGAAGTGAGAAGTCGGAAGTCGGAAGTGAGAAGTGAGAAGTCGGAAGTCGGAAAATTGTGCTCCTGAGTCTTTCCGCCTTCCGCTTTCCGCCTTCCGCCTTTTTAACTGCCGGAGGCAGTCCGATTTCCGCTTTCAAAACAGCGAATGTCAAAAGTCCAGTAGGTG from Saprospiraceae bacterium encodes:
- the guaB gene encoding IMP dehydrogenase; this encodes MERQKVYLDKFLGEALTFDDVLLVPAYSEVLPREVSVSTQFTRGLRLNAPIVSAAMDTVTENVLAIAVARQGGIGIIHKNMTIAEQAEQVRSVKRSESGMIVDPVTLLENARVGDAQELMSRYKIGGIPIINERNKLIGILTNRDLRFERDKNRPVRDLMTAKNLVTAPVGTTLELARAILQQHKIEKLPVVDENQLLVGLITYKDIMKVQDYPHSCKDSLGRLVVGAAVGVTADMMERVQALVNVDVDAICVDTAHGHSLGVINAIKRVKAAFPNLQVVGGNVATAEGAKALADAGADGVKVGIGPGSICTTRVVAGVGVPQLSAIANAARGLQGTGVPIIGDGGIRYSGDIVKALAAGASTIMGGSLFAGVEEAPGETVIFDGRKFKIYRGMGSLGAMSQGSKDRYFQDVEDDIKKLVPEGIEGRVPYKGTVAEVMLQYLGGLRAGMGYCGAGTIEKLQEASFVKITGAGFQESHPHNITITKEAPNYSRR
- a CDS encoding nucleoside deaminase, producing the protein MKLSIYSDEHFMRQALLEAEKAMELGEVPVGAVIVCDNQIIARSHNQTEQLNDVTAHAEIIALSAAVNHLGSKYLTDCTLYVTLEPCVMCAGALQWAQLPRLVYGAEDEKRGFMRFGKALLHPKTKVEYGILQEEARYLLQTFFKNKR